One Populus nigra chromosome 16, ddPopNigr1.1, whole genome shotgun sequence genomic window, AAAGTGATTTTAGATTCTGTGAATTTTGTGCCTTAGATGAAGAAGCAAAGGCATGGAAAGTTGGATTCAGCTTCATAATGACAGTAATGGCCATAAGGATgtaagaactcaatatatatgTTGGAATAGAATCATTAAACAGCCAAACATCTCTGCTCTGATTTGCTTATCTACAAAATTTGATGGTGTTGATTTTGCAGACTAAAAATTCAGTGCTTTCACTTGAAAAGAGTGCAGGAATAGCCAGTGCAGAGACCAGTATTGGTGCTGCTGTAGGGAAAAAGAGCAACAGGTCTATTTGGTGGCAACTCCGGAATCGGCCCATCCAGGTTCAGAAACCCCACCGCCTCCTCCATGCATGGCCTGCCTTTGCTCTCATTTAGTGTACAAAGCAGTCCAATCTCCGACACTCTAATTGCTTGTTCCAAGTTCACCATGGAGCCCATCCTCCTGTCCACCAATCTTGCCTTCTCATCAATCTCATGCATTCTCCATGCGAAATCCAACAAATCCCTCTCTTCTTGCCTCAACTCAGACTCCAACCTTCCTCTCCCAGAAACAACTTCCAACACAAAAATGCCGAATTCAAACACATCAGCCTTTTGACTCACGGTTGCTTCGAAACGTTGCGACTCGGTGGAAGAGAGCACGAAGCCAAAGTCGCCCAGAACTGCTCTGAAGCTAACATCAAGAAAGACACTGGTAGTTTTCATGTTCTTGTGAGCTAGCTGCTTTGAGTGGAGGAAGCTGAGTGCATCTGCAACATCTTTAACTACTTTCAACCGCCGAGTCCATGGAAGCACGCCAGCCCCAAATAGCCATTTGTCGAGGCTTCCATTTGGATAGAAGTCATACACAACCATGGTTTCACGATTATCCTGACACCAACCTCTGATAGGAACCAAGTTGGGGTGTCGAACTCGGCTAATGGTACTGATTTGTTTGAGCAATCTTCGTCTATCCAATCCAATTTGTGAACTCAAAAATTGAGCAGAGAAACGTTTAATGGCCACTTGACAACCATTTGGAAGCTTCCCTCTGTAGTAAATACCTTTGGAATCGTTGCCTAGTATTTCATACTCGTGAAAACCCCGAGTGGCAGAGGAAACTTCAGAGATGGTGAAGCGACGGGGTTTGTTGGGAGGCCTTGGTCGTTGCCTTTTATCTGGCAATATCACAGCCTTAGTTTGATTATTTCTGCGCCTGCCGTTGTAGAAAAGACTGGCAAACACAGCTATAGCCAGTGCCATCACACAAATGAAAATCAACAAACTGTTTGGGGGTTCTTTCTTTGAGCTATGTGACGCTGAACTTTGAACACCTTGATCATATTGCTCCATAATCTTACTCTCACATGTCTCTGCAGATGGAGCACGGAGAGAGGCTTGGCTTGTAGAAGTGAAGTTCCACGAGTATACATTGTGAATTTGGGTCATATTGCCAGTTGAAGCTGAGAATCCAACAAACATGTATTCATTGAGAAAAGGGGAGAGATCAAGAGAACCAGAGAAGATGGTCTTCGATCCAAGGCTAACTTCCATCCAGCTTCGTGAACCATTATATGCTATCTTAGCTTGGTGAATCAAACCATCCTTGAGGTAGACACCGACATCTGAAGCATTTACAGTCGTGGTGGAAATGATGCTGCCAAGATTGATTCCCACATGATTGTCATTTGGATCACCAAATTCAGGATTATGACGGGTATCAAACTCAACAGCAACAGCTTTATAATTGTCCTCACAGGCATCATTGAGCATGGCCAGCCATGGTCCCGGCCTACCCACAGTGAACTCATCAGGCACCACAATAAAGGCAAGGCCACTGCCTCCACTATTATTGTAACCACCTGTAGAGTTGACATGAGATTCAGCACTAGAGTTGCTAAATTGGAAAGAGAAGGTGGTCTCGAAGGAAGCTGGAGTACCAGTGAGCGGATCAAGCATACGGATAGGATAAGCATAGATGGCTCGTCCTGCTTGATGTCTCAGATCTAACAGGGATTCGTCAGGAATTTGGATAGCTCCCTTTTCATCTGAAAACCTGGCACTACCTAAAAGCTTAACCTCGTGTACAATTTTGGGATCATCTAGCCTAAAATCTGAGAAGAAAAGATGTTTGGTCACTGTAACTGCAGGTCCAGTTATCTGCTTCTTCCCGTCAGCTAAAATTGGATATGCTAGAAACACTACAATAGTTGCTGAGAATAACAACGAGAAGCAGCAGTAAGAACCCATTATAGCGGACAAAGAAGAACAAGAGCTTAACTGCGGAAGAAAAGTTCCTTACTGCTAAGGTAAATGTTGGAAGAGTTTGCTAAATAGACGACTCCGTTCCACCACCTATCCTGTATACTGAACTTGATAGTGTGTTATTTGTCCACAAGTGAACAAAATCATCCACTTGTCCTGGTTTGAAGATATTAAAAAGGGATATCCTCATCAAGGTATAATGGCTGATAGTGACTTGTAACATCGTGTGTTTTAGCTTCATTTCTTCATGGGGTATAGCTATGGTTGTTTGAGGTGaataatgatttctgagtcataTTCTAGGGTCCCTCCTTGTCTTCCATTTTGGCTTCCCAGTTGTATAATCGAAGAAGGCCACCCTATATTCCGCCGCCCAAATGAATGAGAAGGGCCATCAATCAAGATTTCATCTTATGACAGGTAGTATGCTAATATACCTTTCCATATTgttctaaaatctaaattattgcAATCAGTTAACTGGTAGGCAGAAGGTACATGTCATCTTCTTTGAAGGATAAATTATAAGTTGATGATGTAGTCAAAAAAACTTCGGGCAAAAATTAGGATTTTCATGGTTGAGTTGGGGCTTGACTGATCCGAAAAATTAAGATGCCTCATGAACATAGAACTTTTTCAATGCTTAAGCTGGTATGtgtaaagagaaaaagaaaaatataaaggaaaagaaaagaaaaaataaaatgagggcTAGGAAGTGTGTATTTGGCCTGGTTTTCATGCTGCAAATTGCTCTCTATTGTATTTATGGCGATGTTATGATTGACTTAAATTATCTCTTACATGGGTTACTGGGTGTATTTATATATCTAAACCTTTGGAATTCCTTCAGGAAAAAGAGATTATATCATTGACGAAGAAATTGATTTTAGCTGGGCATGGTAGCTCTTGGTGCCATGGTTTTTGTTGCATGCATACTATTGATGAAAAATGTTGATGATGGTCTACTTTTAAGGTAGAAAAAGGTAATTGCCCTGCATAGAAAAAACCAATATGAGAAGTTTGTAAGAACAGCTCATGGAAACCCAGAAAAGTAGAAAAGCATGTCGGGTAAGATCGGTTAGACTGAGACAACATGGATTTGGGATGAACTTCTGCTAGAAAATTCCAGCAGCTTGGGTGGAGaactttttatctttcttttttcgaaAAATTCTTTGGTATACCATCACAAGCactatgttttaaattttatttttaatattgacacatcaaaaacaccaaaaaactgatattatttttgtgatttccAGCCTTTTGCGCAGAaagcatttataattttatatatgtgtgtgtttatTTATAAGTTGCGCGCATCTCGTAAGCAAAcgggtttttgttgtttattattaaaatatttaaaaaaatttataaatcatttttaattaatttttttttaatattatcagtgtttttccaaaatattaatgtaagataataattatattgatgttattttcctacataagaatataattatttaaattaaaaactgaggctaaaagatattaattcttaagattaaaaaatcgaACATCACtggaataaaagaataaaatagttatcactatttattatttactcatatataaatatatatatataccaaaaaataaaaaactcaaatatataTCTTATAGTTATAACTCAAAAGCCGATTGGGCCTCTTGCTGAACCGGAAAAACACGGTTCGGGTCGGTTTTGAAGTTGCGAGACTACAGTCACTACACTACAAAGTGGAAGCGTGGGAGTATAGCCAAAACGCAGCATCGGCCCGAAGTTTCAACTTTCAAGCTTTGAGAGAAGGAACAGCAAGAAACCCTAGCTATCTTCCACCTCAGTCCGTCAGTCCGTCCTTCCTCGCTCTTTCTCCAAACCTCATCGGCTCGCTCCGGCTTCGGCATCCGTTTCTCTCTCGGTATAGTTAACAACAACATAGCTCCTCTCTTTCTCCAATTTCTTCGTGTTCATGTTAGGGTTTCAAGATTTGATTTCTAAACCCTAACAACTTCCAGGACTTGAAGATTACAGCAATTAATTGAATTCTTGCTTAATAACTGCGATTAAGCAACTGTAATTACTGGTTTTTATTGATCTAGTGTTCTCCAACagtatttatttatacattttaaatattgagaaaattaatctactttaattaatattattattattaaaggaaGCGAATTGTTTGAAATTGATGATGAGAGGCTAACATTAGCATTTTCAAACACTCCGCTAATTCTCGCTTGTGTTACTTTTATTGTTGGGGTTGCGAAATGTGTATAGTGATGTGGGCTAAGTCAGTAACTGACTTGATGAATTCTTAAGTCGGTGAATTCAATCAGGGAACGGAACAAGGTTTTAAAAAGTGGCGTGAAAGACAGATGCCCCCTAGCCTGACCCAAGGGCAACTTGTAAAGTTTGCGTTTTTTGACAAAAGATGGGGAACTTGGGGGTGTATTTGTATTTTAGAggtttgtttttatcaattctgttagaaaaaaaagtgaGCTGAGTAAGGtaagtaaataaatatatgttacTTGATATCATGACACAAATGCTTTCTTTATGATAGATGACAAGCGCTTGGACAAATTTGAGCTGTGCAATCATGCATAGTGATATAGAGAGGGAGTGGGAAAATCAGGGTGGAGTGGACTTatgagtattattttttataactggAGATTGTTTCTCACCTTCGGAAGAGCTATACATCTACAAAAAAATTGTGGAATGATGAGGagaccaaatatatatttccaATTTTGTTATAGCTTTGGAGCATCTTGGAGCAAATGAGCAATGGAGCTTGTGGAGCACCGCCCACATTGAGTATTGCTCACTTGGTTTGCTTcatagtttttggttttgacATACTTTTGTTATCGTCAGAGTACATGCTGATGATAAATGGAACATAAGTACATGGAGCCTTTTTGTTTCTGAAAATGCTTCTTTATTTATGCAATTTATTTGCATTGTGCAGTGAAAGCTTTGCTGTACACTTCTGGTACAAAAAATGAGTGGTCGCTTTTCTCGTACAATCTATGTTGGCAATTTGCCTGCAGATATAAGAGAATCAGAAATTGAAGATTTATTTTACAAGGtttgttttaaatgttttcatgTGACGTTAATTCTTGTTTGCAGAATAATGAGATTTGTTCATTTTCAGTGAGTTGTGTATTCAAccttatcattgttattgaccTCAGAAATAATGGCTGCTTTTATGTACTATTAATTATGTACATGCCTGTTtgctatttaatattatttccaTAAGCAATCTTATTTGTTTCTGGCATTCCATCCTCGcttcaaaacatattaaaagtcCACAGAGGCACATCTGTGCTTCCAATCAGGggaatcaaatattgaagaaaaaaacaagcattGCTTTGCTCGTTCATGTACTTCCCTGAGGCTGAATGGAATgagtgagtgtgtgtgtgtgtgtgtgtgtcactTACACAATGCTTGTGTCATTTGTATTATAGCATAGTGAAATAGCTATCACTGGACCATTTGTAGATTGTATATGACATGGTTTGTATATGTTATGCAGCTTCCCAGTGGTTTACTATGGCTAAGCTTAcagatttttgttatttatttttgtagtatgGCCGTATCCTGGATGTTGAATTGAAGATTCCACCTCGCCCcccttgttattgttttgtcgAGGTAAAGCCCTCGCTACATTTGATCTCGGCAACATATGGAGCAAGGTAGCATTGTTGTATTTTCTACTTGGAAAGAAGAAGAGCACTTCAAATTGTGTTTTGGGGCCATTGCATGGTGAAATGATCATTGTCCTGTATTGCAACATGAGTGTTTCTGTTTGAGTTTGGGGATCAACAACTTGATGAGAAAATGCTGAAACTCTCCTAATTGTCTCTCCTAGAACCCTCACTCATAACTGGGGTCTTCATCATTGGACTTGTGTTTTTCGTTTTCAGTTTGAGAATGCTCGGGATGCTGAAGATGCAATAAGGGGTCGCGATGGCTATAACTTTGATGGTTGTAGGTTAAGGGTAATAATCAGTTCTAATTGTGTATGTATTGTTTACTGcttgccttttttatttctcattgttATGCATGCAGGTTGAGCTTGCCCATGGTGGTAGAGGACCATCATCAAATGATCGCCGTGGGGGGTATGGCAGTGGTGGTGGGAGTGGGGGTCGGTTTGGCATCTCACGCCATTCTGAATTTCGAGGTTTGTTTGaggaatatttatttcttagtgAAAAATTCATAGCAGTAATTGGACAGTGTTGTTCTGAAAACTACTCTTATTTCTTTGCATATAATTTACTCTTAGTTTTCTTCAAGTTACCTGGATAGAGTTCCAAGGCACATATTTGTTTTGCAGTTATTGTTCGTGGTCTTCCTTCTTCTGCTTCCTGGCAAGATTTGAAGGTTTAAAGAACTTCTAATACTTCACCAACGAGAGTGTTATTTGTTTCTGTTCTCGCTACTGAGTGATAAATTGATTTCAGGATCATATGCGAAAAGCTGGAGATGTGTGTTTTGCTGAAGTTTCTCGTGATAGTGATGGTATGCCTCTTAGAATGCTCTGCaacttccctttctttttcctgttttaggtatattttttttcctaattcatGTTGCTGGTGTTCAATTTCACATCCTATTTTTGAGTGAGCTGCAAAAAATGCATGGATACTGATATTGGAACGTACAGTGATAAATATCTCATGAGCTGCATGTATTCATGTGGATACTGAATTGACATTTTGGACTTAACATTCAGGGACTTTTGGCGTTGTTGATTATACAAACCATGAAGACATGAAATATGCTGTAAGTTGTTTTGTGGTTCAATCCCTTTCCtcccaaaaaataaatgaatgaaacaatgataacaaaaacattTGGGGGGATTGTTGCTCTGTACTCTGATCTAACAGCTGGCACATGCTTATGTTAATTCAGATTCGGAAACTTGATGATACTGAGTTCAGAAATCCTTGGGCCAGAGCTTATATTCGGGTAACCATTAAATCTAGCATTTATTTGTTGAGTAGATGGtaagttaatttatatatttgaaaatggtTTTATAACGCAGAATTGGCAGTGGCTTGCAAATTTGCCATGTCGTCGCTTTAATTATACCTAGTGGATCCCTTACCTTACCCGCTCCGCTCCATGTTCTATTTTGGAGttctagaaattttttaaaacatcaatCCATGAGGCTTTTAACTTATCATGCTTTTCTGTAGAATAAAAATAGCTTACTATCAACCTCGTGAAGATGCTTTGCATATGAtgggagaaaaaaatttaacagctGCAAATGAAGGTTCACTTAACatttgctcttggttttgctgtttgttctgttttttcaaGGTGAAGCAGTATGAGAGCTCTCCATCAAGGAGCAGGAGCCGGAGCCGTAGCAGAAGCCGAAGTTCAAGGAGAAACCGGAGGTTTGTGTGCTTTTTATTCTTTGGCATTGTACTCTCAAGTAGCTTTTCTCAATAAATTGATAGTTTCTGCTTTCTGTTTTATGCAGCAAATCATTGGAACGATCTGTTTCAAGGTCAAGGTCAAAATCTAGATCTGCTTCACCTCTTAAATCATCCAGGTAATTGGAGATTGCTTACCGTTTCAGCTTCTTCTCTTCGCATTTTATTTGCTGCTTTTCTTAAgagtaaattgatttttctgtcATTCTGTTGGTATTGAAATACACACAGACCAAGATCAAGGTCCGGGTCCAGGTCAGAATCTCCCAACAAGGCAAGTGCCCCCTCGGtttgttaatgaaaaaaaagggcaaGGAATTTGTAGTTATTACTTCAGAGTTGTGTGCGTGGGATTTCAGTACAATAACTAGTAAAGTACTCAGATTAAGCTCTATCTTTATGCAGGCACGGTCCGGAAGTGCCTGACTGCTATAAACTACAGTGAAAACCGCCGGGGCCTTCTTAGATGGACTGCTCCTTTTAAATGTCGATGGTGAAGTAAACTCAGACGAGTTTCAGGGGCTAGTTTTTCTAGTCATCCAGTTATTTACTTggaatattttgatgaaaacgTGAACCAGCAGTAGTATTTGGCCTGATGGTTTCTAGTCACTTTGTTGGTCTCGGATTTATGTTAGCACACTTTTTATGTTGAACCTGGGCAATTTTCCAATGTTTGTGACACTCCCATCATTTAGATGACTGAACATCGTGTTGGTTTGTGCTCTAGTTTTCACTGTTACCGGTCAATCCCAATCACCCCATCGATATAAGCATGTTATTGTCGTTCTTGGCCGTCACCATTGGAACGTTGCTTGAAATGGTGTGACAATCCATCCCCTTGACGGATGAAAAGGGGACGAAGTCATTCATGCTCTGTGTATTTTGTTTGTTCTCATTGGTGGTGATGAGTGAATGATTGTGTATGGGAATGCAAGCGTGCGGCTGTGATTTGGGATTGGGAATGGGGATGCAACTGTAATTTTGCAAATGGATCGTTAGAGCTTTGAGggtgctttttaaattaattttcaattgaaataatatttttaataaaaacagaattatagttaaaataatttgaaataaagaaaaaaatattagaaaatatttttggaatgtAGGTTTCTCCCTCAGATCATGTGATAACTAGAGTTTTTGGTATTGACTTAATTTTGATTCCATTCCACTTTCTATTGTATCACTGCAAGATTTCAGTAATTAAAAACTTTGTATCTGTTCTGTTCTGTTCATTGAATTAACATAATATGAGTCCTCACGTTTTAGTATGTGAAAGcagtaattattcaatatttttgaaaatgttaCTTCCCCGTCTACTCATCCATAAATATTGATATACTTAGATTGTTGGTATAAGCTATGTTGTTGCAGGGGTGTTTGAGGATATATAATAGGTTAGGTTTTGACTTATAATTTTACCTAATTTaacttttgatattttacataatataaacttttactcattcaaaaacaaatttagatcAAAGCAGGTTAGATGTATCGGGATAGACTAAATTTTTATGGATATTACTGTTATTTGTAGATTGATTATGTTAATTCTCTTATTCTttgataattctaaaaaaatcgaGTTGTTATAGTTGGAATTAGATAAGACTCCTAAAATGCATATATTAGAAACAATATAAAATCTATcacaatttttatataaaaacaaaacaaaataaaattacagtCAAATATTATATCAAACTATTAGGGTattaatataatacaaaaacaaattagtaggaagagacaaaaaaacatttgtgatttgattaggaaaataaaagtttaatatgaattcttgaaatttttatttgttttttcatagtCTCTTGgttaccaaacaaaaaatattagaaataaacATATTAACACCAAGATTAAATATCCTGATAATTAAAATTACTGTCAAATGATATTTTCACTCATTATAATCGCAATCCGttgactttctttcttttacttcAAATGAGAAATAAGAGcattgaagttttgaaaaatgaGAGAGTTTTCAAATAAACTTAAAGGGATTAAAAATGGGTCAGTTGCAAAGTAAATGACCAAATTTAACTTTTAGAGTAAtctagtttttctttgttttttagtttggtttcttgttttttaattttacccttgcttaacaaataaaaaaaacaattggctTTTAATTTAACTACAAAAAGATCCAATGGAGGAGAAAAAATGTAAATCCCCTTGTGCTCGGGTTGctacaaaaaaaactatgaagattaatttttttaaaaaaaaatgcttgaatACACGGTAAATTATGAAAGGGTACTATATTTCAGTGTTTTTACCTCACTACTTAGTTTTTGTTACTAGATCATTAGTTCGCATTACACTATGggtcaaatgattttttttaatatatataaaatatctggtcattgctaacattttttcctataaaatataattaatttatgtgtgGGTTGATCCTAGATAATTTAATTGACTTGACAAGTTCAAAGACAACCTGGATAACtagtaaaaacatagtttaaccCAAACAAATTCAAGtcgacatcttttttaaaaaaaataaaatattaagacaacaatatattggattgacttGGGTCAATTTGAGTTAACTTGCTAAATCCGCAATCCtgatcatgagatcatgataaccctatCAGAAATCAAgtcaataaattatgaagtttaattctcaatgtAAACACAAATTTGAGTACCTAAAAATTAAGCAAGCATATgtgtataaatatttgattttattaaaatatatgattgggtacaatctctatttaaaaatattcttacaaaaaaaaatcttccgaTTCTTCCATTGAATTTAATTTGCGAttacttgatttatttataaaatcaagtcAAGATCTATACTTTGCAATGACACACATTTAAGCCTTTATTGTAGAGTGagatttgatgatttgatacttaaaataatatttttgattttatctttaaagtGTTGTTAAAAAACTGTTATAGGTTGTTTAGTCATTTATTATAGACTTCAAGCGTAAATAAAGAAAACTTAAGAATTTTAGTAAGAATTTCTTTACTTAAAGAGTTTGTCTTGAAGAGAATTTTACATTTCCAAGAAGAATTTCTCCTATTTTTATGCTTGAGTTGAGGCTCTCtgtttataaagatttttttgtcaatgtcgcatgtcattattttatttgttgatttttatttatggaatcttgtatttatgataaaatatctCATCCCAAATATCAACTTTTCATtggccaaaaaaatataaaagcccatttattttccatgttgtttatttcaatttcattttgtttttttttgtaaaaataaaatgaaatgacaCATGGCTAATTTTGATTGATTGCAAGTTTTTTGTTTCTACactcaatcaaatcaatattgaaaaataaaataaaaaaatcaattaaaataaaggaaaaaaatgactcgagtcaacctGAATTAACCTGTAAAGCAtatgactcgagtcatgagaccaaaatatctcaatagaaagcaaatcaaaataaattttgaaactcatttctcaatcaatccaatattgaaagaggaattgaaaaacaaattgtattaaaaaaacaaaaaaataatccgaGTTAACTTGAGGTGAACACTAAACTCGTGATCTGAGTTataagacaaattaaaaaattataaagtctaatttctaattaataaaatatttaataataaaactaaaaaaaaatcctgagtAAACTGAGTTAACTTATAATTTGGGTTATGATTCGGGTTAAGAGATTgaaataatttcatagaaataaaatttaaataaattattaaatttaatttttaacaaatttaatattaaaaaacaaaataaaaataaaaaaaagtataattttttttgaaaaatactattaaaatggATAATGAGTAAtgagatgatatatatattatacacaCACCTCTTGCCAGCTTTGCCCTAAAACCCTAGCTAATAAACCCTCTTGTCCTTCGTCAACTCTCTCAATTTCCCAACCCAGCGCAGCTCTCATCTCGAAAAGACACAAGCAAAGCAAAGAAGCAATCATGTCTCTGAGTCAGTTCGCTTGCACTTACGCCACCCTCATCCTCCACGATGAAGACATCTCCATCACCGTATGAAACCAGAAACACCagctttttatcttcttttttttttgttaaaagaaatctaaggtgttttttttttcctgaaatatTGATGCAGTCGGATAAGATTGCTACACTTGTGAAAGCAGCCAATGTGACTGTGGAATCTTACTGGCCAAGTCTTTTTGCTAAGCTTGCTGAGAAGAGAAACGTTGGTGATCTTATCATGAATAttggtgctggtggtggtgcTGCTCCTGTTGCTGTTGCTTCTTCTGGTCCTGCAGCCGGTGGGGCTGCTGCGGCCGCTGCTCCAGCTGTTGAGGAGAAGAAGGTATGAACAATGGTGCTctgttcttcttttattttggtgttttaGTCATAAAGGTTTGATCTTTAGGAAaaaattgagagtttttttttgttgtgatttgttttgtttcattgTCAAGGTTTGATTTTTTGGGGTTTTGTTCTTTATGTGTTCTGTTTTGGAATATGGTTTTACCTGTGTTCATTGTTTTTCTGAGTTTCGAAGTTTAtatgtttgtatttttgaaatttgtccttttcttttagttgtaaAGGCTTGAATTTTAAGGggaattttagattttgttttgaggattttgagttttagagtgtttgtgttttgttttgagatttgGTGTTGTTTATGTGCAGGAGGAAGCCCCAGAGAGTGATGATGATATGGGATTCAGCTTGTTTGATTAGGTGCTTCTTTCCATTATCTTCAGTTTTAATACTCTTTGTTGCCTTAAGAAATTAGGATCGGCTTCCAATTGTAATGTGGTAAAATTTTGGCTGATGATTTGAGAACTTCTGATTGATTGACCATGAACTTTTTTTCAAGGAATACAAGGATGTTTGATGTTTTAGCTCTATGAATTTCTTgtttatattgattttgattCAGTTCTTAACAATGCTTACTTGTTTGGTCGAAAATTCAATGGGATTTGTTGTATCCAAACTTGTTCATGTTTCCTATGCGATTGCTATCCAAGTTTGATGTGCAGATGGTATTGGAGATTATCCTATTTTTGGAGAGCTATACAGCA contains:
- the LOC133675609 gene encoding large ribosomal subunit protein P1-like, which encodes MSLSQFACTYATLILHDEDISITSDKIATLVKAANVTVESYWPSLFAKLAEKRNVGDLIMNIGAGGGAAPVAVASSGPAAGGAAAAAAPAVEEKKEEAPESDDDMGFSLFD
- the LOC133675968 gene encoding serine/arginine-rich splicing factor SR34A-like — translated: MSGRFSRTIYVGNLPADIRESEIEDLFYKYGRILDVELKIPPRPPCYCFVEFENARDAEDAIRGRDGYNFDGCRLRVELAHGGRGPSSNDRRGGYGSGGGSGGRFGISRHSEFRVIVRGLPSSASWQDLKDHMRKAGDVCFAEVSRDSDGTFGVVDYTNHEDMKYAIRKLDDTEFRNPWARAYIRVKQYESSPSRSRSRSRSRSRSSRRNRSKSLERSVSRSRSKSRSASPLKSSRPRSRSGSRSESPNKARSGSA
- the LOC133675966 gene encoding L-type lectin-domain containing receptor kinase VIII.1-like isoform X2 translates to MGSYCCFSLLFSATIVVFLAYPILADGKKQITGPAVTVTKHLFFSDFRLDDPKIVHEVKLLGSARFSDEKGAIQIPDESLLDLRHQAGRAIYAYPIRMLDPLTGGYNNSGGSGLAFIVVPDEFTVGRPGPWLAMLNDACEDNYKAVAVEFDTRHNPEFGDPNDNHVGINLGSIISTTTVNASDVGVYLKDGLIHQAKIAYNGSRSWMEVSLGSKTIFSGSLDLSPFLNEYMFVGFSASTGNMTQIHNVYSWNFTSTSQASLRAPSAETCESKIMEQYDQGVQSSASHSSKKEPPNSLLIFICVMALAIAVFASLFYNGRRRNNQTKAVILPDKRQRPRPPNKPRRFTISEVSSATRGFHEYEILGNDSKGIYYRGKLPNGCQVAIKRFSAQFLSSQIGLDRRRLLKQISTISRVRHPNLVPIRGWCQDNRETMVVYDFYPNGSLDKWLFGAGVLPWTRRLKVVKDVADALSFLHSKQLAHKNMKTTSVFLDVSFRAVLGDFGFVLSSTESQRFEATVSQKADVFEFGIFVLEVVSGRGRLESELRQEERDLLDFAWRMHEIDEKARLVDRRMGSMVNLEQAIRVSEIGLLCTLNESKGRPCMEEAVGFLNLDGPIPELPPNRPVALFPYSSTNTGLCTGYSCTLFK
- the LOC133675966 gene encoding L-type lectin-domain containing receptor kinase VIII.1-like isoform X1 encodes the protein MGSYCCFSLLFSATIVVFLAYPILADGKKQITGPAVTVTKHLFFSDFRLDDPKIVHEVKLLGSARFSDEKGAIQIPDESLLDLRHQAGRAIYAYPIRMLDPLTGTPASFETTFSFQFSNSSAESHVNSTGGYNNSGGSGLAFIVVPDEFTVGRPGPWLAMLNDACEDNYKAVAVEFDTRHNPEFGDPNDNHVGINLGSIISTTTVNASDVGVYLKDGLIHQAKIAYNGSRSWMEVSLGSKTIFSGSLDLSPFLNEYMFVGFSASTGNMTQIHNVYSWNFTSTSQASLRAPSAETCESKIMEQYDQGVQSSASHSSKKEPPNSLLIFICVMALAIAVFASLFYNGRRRNNQTKAVILPDKRQRPRPPNKPRRFTISEVSSATRGFHEYEILGNDSKGIYYRGKLPNGCQVAIKRFSAQFLSSQIGLDRRRLLKQISTISRVRHPNLVPIRGWCQDNRETMVVYDFYPNGSLDKWLFGAGVLPWTRRLKVVKDVADALSFLHSKQLAHKNMKTTSVFLDVSFRAVLGDFGFVLSSTESQRFEATVSQKADVFEFGIFVLEVVSGRGRLESELRQEERDLLDFAWRMHEIDEKARLVDRRMGSMVNLEQAIRVSEIGLLCTLNESKGRPCMEEAVGFLNLDGPIPELPPNRPVALFPYSSTNTGLCTGYSCTLFK